The proteins below are encoded in one region of bacterium:
- a CDS encoding antitoxin AF2212-like protein yields the protein MVKTVRAKFSKGVIEPMEKIDIAEGKEIIITIIDIPSKSQEDAFEKAAGAWKDTIDAEKLIKNIYADRLLSTREEPKL from the coding sequence GTGGTAAAAACCGTGAGAGCAAAATTCTCCAAAGGAGTCATTGAACCAATGGAGAAAATCGATATTGCTGAAGGAAAGGAAATCATTATCACTATTATAGATATTCCCTCTAAATCTCAGGAGGATGCTTTTGAAAAAGCAGCCGGAGCGTGGAAGGACACAATTGACGCTGAAAAATTAATAAAAAATATCTATGCTGATCGTCTTCTTTCCACTCGAGAAGAACCAAAATTATGA
- a CDS encoding type II toxin-antitoxin system VapC family toxin encodes MEKLKSLKKEGLAMSVISLAELYEGVCYSIDPGTDEKALNDFLADISILGIENETCKLFGKERGRLRKAKRMIGDFDF; translated from the coding sequence GTGGAAAAACTTAAGTCGCTGAAGAAAGAAGGATTAGCAATGAGCGTAATTTCTTTGGCGGAGCTTTATGAAGGCGTCTGTTATTCAATAGATCCAGGCACTGATGAAAAAGCTTTAAATGACTTTTTGGCTGATATTTCAATCCTTGGGATTGAAAATGAAACTTGTAAGCTCTTTGGCAAAGAGAGAGGAAGATTACGGAAGGCAAAAAGGATGATTGGTGATTTTGACTTTTGA
- a CDS encoding R3H domain-containing nucleic acid-binding protein, producing the protein MAGRQISVTDEVDLLLNVMPPRIRKAIESKEHGDLLLEIVIDLGRPPEMRFLDHVEELLVENISREDIDYVVSGVGKFGEDNRAGIERTLHRISAIRNRAGVIIGLTCRVGRAVFGTVDIVQDVIKSGESLLVLGRPGVGKTTILREAARVLADDLGKRVVIVDTSNEIAGDGDIPHPGIGRARRMQVPSPERQHALMIEAVENHMPEVVVIDEISTEAEAMAARTIAERGVQLIATAHGNALGNLLQNPTLSDLVGGIQAVTLSDEEARRRHTQKTVLERKAPPTFDVLIEIQDKDKLAVYHDVAAMVDDFLRGVPIQPELRVRREDGEIEIIQPAIQPEPPAPIPFQQGGMAAQQAAGMAGYHLPKNVRIYPYAVSRSRLLKAINKFRLPATVVSSLDEADLVLILKSPKRVQPKRLREAQARGLPIHIIKNNTLTQIENFLRSTFTDGDGHPGEEGDALQEAEAAINEVMEHGHPVELAPQSSYVRRLQHQLAERSGLPSESKGREPYRRVVIYPL; encoded by the coding sequence TTGGCTGGAAGACAAATAAGCGTCACTGATGAAGTGGATCTTTTGCTCAATGTGATGCCCCCGCGCATTCGCAAGGCAATTGAATCCAAGGAGCATGGAGACCTTTTGCTTGAAATTGTAATCGACCTGGGCAGACCTCCTGAGATGAGGTTTCTGGACCATGTGGAGGAACTGCTGGTTGAGAATATTTCCCGGGAAGACATTGACTATGTCGTTTCGGGTGTCGGAAAATTCGGAGAGGACAACCGGGCAGGCATCGAGCGGACCCTGCATCGCATCTCGGCTATCCGCAACCGGGCAGGGGTGATTATCGGCCTTACCTGCCGGGTCGGGCGGGCTGTGTTCGGCACGGTGGATATTGTACAGGATGTGATCAAGAGCGGCGAGTCCCTTTTGGTCCTTGGCCGCCCCGGTGTAGGCAAGACCACGATTTTACGGGAGGCGGCCAGAGTGCTGGCCGATGATCTGGGCAAGCGGGTGGTCATTGTCGATACCTCCAACGAAATAGCCGGTGACGGCGATATTCCTCACCCCGGCATAGGCCGGGCGCGCCGCATGCAGGTCCCCTCCCCTGAGCGCCAGCATGCGCTCATGATCGAGGCGGTGGAAAACCACATGCCCGAAGTTGTGGTGATCGACGAGATCAGCACCGAAGCGGAAGCGATGGCTGCCAGGACAATTGCCGAGCGGGGCGTACAGCTCATTGCCACTGCTCATGGGAATGCTCTGGGCAATTTGCTGCAAAACCCCACCCTCTCCGACCTGGTCGGAGGAATCCAGGCGGTCACGCTCTCCGATGAGGAGGCAAGACGCCGCCACACTCAGAAAACGGTGCTTGAGCGGAAAGCTCCGCCGACCTTCGATGTTCTGATCGAGATTCAGGATAAGGACAAACTGGCCGTATACCATGACGTAGCCGCAATGGTCGATGATTTCCTGCGGGGAGTGCCCATCCAGCCGGAACTGCGGGTGCGCAGGGAGGATGGCGAAATCGAGATTATCCAGCCCGCAATTCAGCCGGAACCCCCTGCACCGATTCCCTTTCAGCAGGGCGGAATGGCCGCCCAGCAGGCAGCGGGCATGGCCGGTTATCATCTGCCGAAAAACGTGCGGATTTATCCTTATGCCGTAAGCCGGAGCAGGCTGCTGAAGGCCATTAACAAGTTCAGGCTGCCTGCCACCGTGGTCAGCAGCCTTGACGAGGCTGACCTGGTCCTGATCCTGAAGTCGCCCAAAAGAGTCCAGCCCAAGCGCCTTCGCGAAGCCCAGGCACGCGGTTTGCCCATCCACATAATTAAAAATAATACCCTGACTCAGATTGAAAATTTCCTGCGTTCGACCTTCACGGATGGTGATGGACATCCGGGAGAGGAAGGGGATGCCCTGCAGGAGGCTGAAGCAGCCATCAATGAAGTCATGGAGCACGGGCATCCGGTAGAGCTCGCGCCGCAGAGCAGCTACGTGCGCCGGTTGCAGCACCAGCTTGCCGAGCGATCCGGCCTTCCCTCGGAGAGCAAGGGAAGAGAGCCCTATCGGCGGGTGGTAATTTATCCCTTATAA